One region of Gemmatimonadaceae bacterium genomic DNA includes:
- a CDS encoding M20/M25/M40 family metallo-hydrolase, whose amino-acid sequence MVDVVALAAELMAIESPTALEAKVVDYVSRWLVARGWNVTVQEVTPGRGNVWASRAGGGVTLSTHLDTVPPYVAPRLDHDRLYGRGACDAKGIAAAMLAAGAALAEAGEDRVDLLFVVGEEKGSDGARAANRLPATSRFLVNGEPTESRLAVGCKGSLRVHLRTRGREAHSAYPHLGQSAIEPMLELLPSLKSLDWPTDERLGDTTVNIGTIRGGTEANIIPGNCEVELMFRLVGPVDVVKAQLERWVDGRAEITYGSHIPAQFFHTIGGFETSPVAYTSDIPLLDRWGTPLLFGPGSIHVAHTPDEYIDVAELRAAVEHYQRLVRALLDT is encoded by the coding sequence ATGGTTGACGTTGTCGCGCTTGCCGCCGAGTTGATGGCCATCGAATCGCCGACGGCGCTCGAAGCGAAGGTAGTGGACTACGTCTCCCGTTGGCTCGTGGCCCGCGGGTGGAACGTCACGGTCCAGGAAGTCACGCCGGGACGAGGCAACGTGTGGGCCTCGCGCGCCGGTGGTGGTGTGACGCTCTCCACGCACCTGGATACGGTGCCGCCATACGTGGCGCCGCGACTCGACCACGATCGCCTGTACGGCCGCGGGGCCTGCGACGCGAAGGGAATCGCCGCCGCGATGCTCGCTGCCGGTGCGGCACTCGCCGAGGCGGGCGAGGATCGCGTGGACCTGCTCTTCGTCGTCGGGGAGGAGAAGGGTTCCGACGGCGCACGCGCCGCCAACCGACTCCCCGCGACCTCGCGATTCCTCGTGAATGGCGAGCCGACGGAGTCGAGGCTCGCCGTCGGCTGCAAGGGATCGCTGCGCGTCCACCTGCGCACCCGCGGGCGCGAGGCGCACTCGGCCTATCCGCATCTCGGGCAATCGGCCATCGAGCCCATGCTCGAACTGCTGCCGTCGCTCAAGTCGCTCGACTGGCCCACCGACGAGCGGCTCGGCGACACCACGGTCAACATCGGGACGATTCGTGGCGGGACGGAAGCGAACATCATTCCCGGCAATTGCGAGGTGGAGTTGATGTTCCGCCTCGTGGGCCCGGTCGACGTGGTCAAGGCGCAACTGGAGCGGTGGGTGGACGGGCGGGCCGAGATCACGTACGGATCGCACATCCCCGCGCAGTTCTTCCATACCATCGGCGGGTTCGAGACGTCGCCGGTGGCCTATACCTCGGATATCCCGCTGCTCGACCGATGGGGCACACCGCTCCTCTTCGGCCCGGGCTCGATCCACGTTGCGCACACGCCTGACGAGTACATCGACGTCGCGGAACTTCGCGCCGCCGTCGAACACTATCAGCGGCTGGTGCGCGCCCTACTGGACACATGA